CGAGGGGTCAAGTTCCTGGAACGCGTGACCGACATGGTCCGCCACCATCACGAGCGCGTCGACGGCAAGGGATATCCGGACGGATTGAAGGGCGACGAGATCTCGATCGGCGCGAAGATCGTGAACGTCGCGGACGCCTTCGACGCCATGACCACGGATCGACCCTACCGGGCCGGATTCACGGTCGAGAAAGCGGTCGAGCAGATGGAGGAGAAGGCCGGCAGCCAGTTCGCCGCCGAGATCGTCCAGGTATTCGTGGCGGCGCTCAGGGGCGGAAGGATTCAGGTCACGAAGAGCGCCAAGGGCGCGCCGGGCGGCGCCGGAGCCTCGACCGGGAGTCTCGCTACCCCCTGATCCTCTGACCTATTCCCGGACCGCGAATCTCCGCACCGCCGCTACGCGGCGCCGCGGTCCCGGAACACGAGAAGCTGGCAGGAGACCGGGCCCATCTCCACGTCGCCCGCAGCCCGGTCCATGTTCGCGGTGACCTGGATCTGGCCCACCAGAAAGATCGGCAGCCCCAACTTCAGAGAGCCGTCACGCGGGGACAACCGCGACTTCACCTTTCCCGCCAGGATGTTCAGGATCTCGCTCATCGCGTCCACGACGTCCTTCTCCGAGATCCCGTCCTTCTCGCGGATCCCCAGGAACGCCCGCGTCAATGTCCTGCAGCCCTGCATGCTCGCCGAGAGGCCCAGATGCATAGAGTTCGACTCGCTGAGGACCGAGATGTAGGCGCCCGGGTTCGTCGCCGATCTCATCGACCCCAGCTCGGTCGGCGCCGCCCCGTCAAAGCGGAGGGAGCCGGCAGCGAATTCCCGCGCCACCTCGATAAAGGTATCCAGCCACTCCTGAGCTTCGATCGCAGCTGCCTTCATGGCGTAGCGCTCCTCCGATTAGGGTTCACGCGATAGCAGATCGCCTTGCCCGTCCGCACCGATTCGAACGAGCGGTCCGTGATGAGGCTCGTCTCGCCGCCGCCCAGGAACAAATAGCCGTCGGCGCGAAGCGTCCGGACGACGTTTGCGAGGATCGATTTCCTCGTCTCGGTATTGAAGTAGAGAAGCACGTTTCGCATGAAGATGAAGTCCATCTGGGGAAGGCCAGGCCAGGGAGCCGCCAGATTGACGTGCTGGAACTCCACCATCTGGCGCAGGCGCGGGTGGATCTTCCACTCGGTTCCGGTCCCTTCGAAATACTTGAGCATCAGCCGCGCGGGGAGCCCGCGATTGACCTCGATCTGGTTGAAGACGCCCGCCTGCGCCCGAGCGAGCATCGTCTTGGAAACGTCGCTCGCGATCAGGCGGATCCTCCACCCGGCGAGCTGCGGGAAGTGCTCGAGCAGGAGCATCGCGACGCTGTAGGCCTCCTGGCCGCTCGCGGCCGCGGCGCACCAGATGTGAAGCAATCGGGTCGCCTCCCGCTTCGCGATGATCTCCGGCAGGAGGACATCGCGCAGCGCCTCGAACGGATAGAGGTCGCGGAAGAACGATGTCTCGCCGTTCAACATCGCCTCCGTGACCTTGCCGTGCAGTGATCCCGAAGCCTCCTCGGTCTGAAGTCCCTCGAGGAGCGCCGAGACCGATCGAAAGCCCTCGCCCAGCGCGAGCCCATGGAGGCGCGCCTCAACCACGTACTCCTTGCCCGCCTCGAGGACCGTCCCGGTGCGGCGCAGGAGAAGCCCCTGCACGTACGCGAAGCCCTGCGGGGTGACGCCGCCGCCGGGCGGAGAAGGTCGCGTGAGGGCCATCGCGGCTACCCGACCGGCGCCTTGCGCCGTGTCCCTATGGACGCGTGACGGACGATCTCGCCCGCGATCTCGTCGAGGGGCGCGATCTTGTCCGCGAGACCCGAGCGGGCCACGATGCCCGGCATGCCCCAGACGACGCTCGATGCCTCGTCCTGCACGAGAACGGCGCCGCCCAAGTCGCGGATCCGCTCGCATCCCTGGTACCCGTCGTGTCCCATCCCCGTGAGGACCACTCCGAGCGCCGCCGGGCCATAGATCTCGGCGACCGATCGGAAGAGCGGATCGACCGCGGGGCGAACCGAGTGCACCGGCGGGTCGCTGGTGAGCCGGATCCGGATCTCGGTGCGGTCGCGCTCGAGGATCATGTGGTGGTTGCCCGGCGCGATCCAGATCTGGCCCGCGCCCAGCGCGGCGCCCTCGACCCCCTCCGCGCACCGGAGCGAGGTCCGCGTGCCGAGACGCTCCGCGAGGTGCCGGGTAAAGAGGGGTGGCATGTGCTGGACGATCACGATCGGCAGCGGGAAGTCGCTCGGGAGCGCTTCGAAGAGGGTCGCGAGCGCCTTGGGGCCGCCGGTCGACGCGCCGATCGCGACGATTTCCGCGCGGACCGGAGCGATTGCCGTCCGCCGCGCCGCGGGGCGCGGCGTCGCCCGCATGTCCGGGGCGCGGCGTTCCCCGGCCGTTTCCGTCGCGGCGCCCCCCGCATCCTCGGGTCGCGGGCATAGCGCCTTGATCTTGGGAAGGAGCTGCGTCCGGATCAGCTGGGTCGCTGCGGTCGCGTTGTCGGCTTGGCCCTTGGCGACGTAGTCGTCGGCGCCGAGCCAGAGGGCGTCGAGGGTCAATTTCGCCCCGTGGCGCGTGTGCGAGCTGAAGATGATGACTCGGATCGACGGGTATCCCTTTCGAACCTCGATCAGGGTCTCCAGTCCGTCCATCTCCGGCATCTCGTAATCGAGGACCAGGAGGTCCGGATGGACCACGGGGATCTTCTCGAGCGCCTCGCGGCCGTTCGCGGCGACGCCGACCACTTGGATCTCCGGGTCCGAGAGGGCGTCCACCACCAGCCGGCGGACCATCGACACGTCATCGACGACCAGGACACGAATTCTTCGCATGGGTTCCCTTGCGGGCGCTTGAGCCGCGCGCCTCCGGCGGTTCGGGAGTTACAGGGTCCGGGTACTCGGATCCAGTCCGAGGAGGATCAGCTTCTCCAACAGCGCTTCCCGGTCGAACGGCTTCATCAAATATTCGCTCGCGCCGGCCTCCAGCGCCGTCGCGACCCGCGACATCTCGCTCTCGGTCGTCACCATCATGACGCGCACTTCCTTGTACGCGGGCTCGGCGCGGATCAGGCTCAGCACCTCGAGGCCGTCCATCTCCGGCATGTTCCAATCCAGCAGGACCAGATGGATGTTCTTGACCTCGTGGAGCCGGGACATGGCCTGCTGTCCGTTCTCCGCTTCGTAGACTTCGAATCCCAGCTCCTTGAGCTGCTTTTGGATGATGGTCCGCATGGACCGGGAATCATCGACGACCAGGGCTCTCATGGCTTCACTCCTCCTTCGTGCTTGAGCTCGCGCCGCGCGCCGGCGCGTCTAGCTTGCGGCATCCATGTACTTCACCGTCCCTCGCCGCACCGCGGCGGGCGGGTCGACCCGTAGGACGCGCGGCGGTCCGTGCGTCTCTTCCGAATCTCCATCCGTGTAGCGGAAGCGGAGCGTCAGCTCCCGGAGCTCCGTCGCGAGTCTGGCCAGCTCCTCGGCGGCCTTCTGCGTGTTCTCGGAGCCTCCCGCGGTGTCCTTCGCGATCTCGGCGACCTTCACGATGCCGGCGGAGATCTCGTTGCTCCCGCGCGCGGCCTCGCTCAAGTTCCGTCCAATCTCACCGGAGGCCGCGAGCTGCTCCTCGATGGCGGTGGCGATCGAGTTGGAGATGTCCCGGATCTGCTGAATCGTGTCGCTGATCTTTCCGATCGCCTGGATCGCCGCCGTCGTATCGGTCTGAATCGCTTCGATCTTGAAGCTGATGTCCTTGGTCGCCGACGCTGTCTCCATCGCCAGCTCCTTGACCTCGTTCGCGACGACCGCGAATCCCTTTCCGGCTCCGCCCGCGCGCGCCGCCTCAATCGCCGCATTCAGCGCGAGCAGGTTGGTCTGCTGCGCGATCGTGTTGATGACTTGGACCACCTTTCCGATCTCGACGCTGCTCGCGCCCAACTTGTTCACCGCGATGTTCGTCGAATTGGCCTCGGTCGCCGCGACCGAAGCGACCTGCGCCGCCTCGCTCGTGTTCTTCGAGATCTCCTGAATGCTCGCGATCATCTCCTCGACGGAGACGGATACGCTCTCGACGTTGCGGCTGATCTGCTCGGAGCCCGAGGAGACGACGCTCGCCTGGCGTGAGGTCTCCTCGGCGCTCGCGATCATCTGGGAGCTCACCGTGGAGAGATCCCCGGAAGCGGTGGCCAGGGTGACCGCGCGCTTGCCGATGTGGGAGAGCACGTCGCGCAGGGAGCGGACCATCTGATTGGTGGAGATAGCGAGCTGGCCGAGCTCGTCGGGCGAGTTGTATTCCACCTGCGAGGTCAGGTCGCCGCCCGCGGTCCGTTCCGCCACGCGCTTGGTCTGCTCGATCGCATAGAGGATCCGCCGCGAGAGCCAGAGCGCGATGCCGATCGTGATCGATACGATCATGATGCCGACAAGAGGGATCAGGGTGGTCCGCTGCTCGGCGAAGGCCGTCGCGGATTCCTCCTCCTGCGCGTTCTGGACGAGGGCGAGATGCACCACCTGGAGCACCGCATTCCGGTGCTGCTCGAACAGTCTCTTGAGCGTCGTATTGGCCAGGACGCGCGCCGCCTCGCGGTCTCCTCGGCGGACGGCCGGAATGAACTCCTCGTCCCGGACGCGGAAGAACTCCTTCGCGGGCTGATAGGAGCGGATGTTCATCGCGTCCCGCAGCGATCCCTCGCGGAGCGTCCTCGCCCAGTAGTCGTGGCGCTCCTCGAAATTGGCGCGGAACTGCTGCGACTGTGTGATCAGCTCCTCGAGCCGGTGCCGGTCGGGCTCGTCGATCATCTGGTGGACGGCGAGGAAGGATTCGACCAGGAATTCCGGCGGGGGAACCACGTCGGCGATCAGATCCTTGCCCTGCGCGATCCGCTTGTACCGCGGCCCGGAGATCTTCAGCTCGTTCAGCGTGAAGTACGAGACCACGCCGAAGAGGACGAATCCCGCCAGGGAAAGCAGCGCGGATCCCAACAACTGACGGCGAATCGTGAGGATGAACACAATCAGCTCCTTCCGAGCGGGAGCGGCGACTCGGCGAACGCGGCCCGCAAGACCGTACCGATAGCCAGGACGAGGAGAACCTCGCCCTGGAGCTTGTATACGCCCAGGAGTAGATCCCGCGCCCGTCCACGGAGCGTCGGGGGAATGACGGCATACGCGGCGGACGTGGTATCGACCACGTCCCCGATGTCGTCGACGAGGAGGCTCGCCGGAGCCGAGCCCGCGCCGCGGATGACGATGTGCGCGGGCGTCCGATCGGGCGGGAACGCCCCCATCTCGAAGCAGCGCCGGAGGTCCACGGCCGGGATAATCCGCCCGCGTAGGTTGATCACGCCTCGCACGGCCGGCGCCGCGAGGGGGACCCTCGTGATCTCCTGAGCGCGAAGCACCTCCTGCACCTCGGCGATTTCGATGCCGAAGAGATGGCTGTCCAGGCGGAAGGTGCAGAAGAGGCGGTCCTCGCTCATGGCCTGGCCCCCCCTTCCGGAGCGGCCGCCGCGAAGCCGGGAACGCCGGCGTGCGCCAGAAGGGCCCGAACATCGAGGAGATCCGTGGCCCTCCCACGGATCACGCTCGAGCCGATGACGCCCGGCCGACCCCGAACCTCGTTCACGGCGACTTCGTCCTCGACCAGCTCCAAAATCTCATCCACAACGAGGCCCACCCGCGCGTTACCGCTCTCGTGCACGACCACCTGGAGCGGTGTCTCCGCGCGCGCCGGGTCGGGCGCACCAGGCTCGAGGAGGCCGAGGAGGGGGAGCAGCGGCATGAGTCCGCCCCGGTACTGCACCACGCCCTGGGCGCCGACGCGCTCGATCGACGAGGGCGCCAGCTCCTCCAACCTCGCGACGCCGGAGAGCGGAATCGCCACGCGCCAATTGTCGCGGATGCGGAAGAGGACGAGCGTCTGGGCGGGGTCGCGGAGAGGCTCGATCGGCGCGCGCGTGGCGGGAGTGTGCGACCCGATCGTGGACGCCGCGACCCCCGAGTGGCGGGCCAGGCCCGGTACGTCGAGGATCAGGGCCACGCGCCCGTCGCCGAGAATCGTCGCGCCCGAAAAGGCGGCGGCCTGCTTGAGCGAGTCGGCGAGGGGCTTCACGACGATTTCCTGTGAGGAGAGGATCTCGTCCACGACCAGGCCGAAGGTGACGCCCTCCGCGCTGAGGATCGCGATATGCAGCGCCGACTTCGTGTCCTCGTCATCGATCGATCCGCCGATCTCGAGCGTGTCGCGCAGGAAGACGAGCGGGAGGAGGATCTCCCGGTAGCGGTAGACCTGCGCGTCATAGACGCTCGCGATGTCCTCGATGTGCGCCCGGACCACCTCGAGAAGATTGACCTGAGGAATCGCGTAGCGCTCGCCTCCCGCCGAGACGAGGAGCGCCGGGATGATCGCGAGCGTCAGCGGAATGCAGATCTTCATCGTGGTTCCGGCGCCGGGCGTCGACTCGACGTCGATCGTGCCGCCGATTCGCTCGACGTTCGTCCTCACGACGTCCATCCCGACACCTCGGCCCGATACGCTCGTCACGCGGTCGGCGGTCGAGAAGCCCGGCGTGAAGATCACGTTCACCCAGTCCCGGTCGGTCATGCTCGGGACGCGATCCGGCGGGACGAGGCCGGCGTGGAGCGCCCGCTCTCGAATCCGCTCCACGTCCAGTCCGCCCCCGTCGTCCGAGACCTCGAGGATCACCTTCCCGCCCTCGTGGAACGCCCGCACGGCGAGGATCCCCTCGACCGGCTTGCCGCGGGCGGCGCGCTCCTCAGGGGCCTCGATGCCATGATCGATGGCGTTTCGTACGAGATGGGTAAGCGGGTCCCGGATCGCTTCGATCACCGTGCGGTCCAGCTCCGTATCGATTCCGTCCATCTCGAGACGCACTTCGCGGCCGCAGGCGGCGGCCAGGTCGCGAACCAAGCGGGGAAGCTTGTTGCAGAGATTCGCGATCGGCTGCATGCGGGTCCTCATGATCCCTTCCTGCAGCTCGGTCGTGATGACGTTCAAGCGCTGGGTCGTCGCGGGGAGCGTCCCGTAGTCCTTCGAGGCGACGTACTGCACCATCTGATTCCGCGCGAGCACCAGCTCGCCGACCAGGTTCATGAGCAGGTCCAGCACGTGGACATCCACGCGAATGTTGCCGTCCCGGATCGTGGAGGGCGTCTCGCCGCGAGCGATCAGCGCTTCCAGGATGTCCTGCGGCTTGAGCGCGCCATGGTCGACGAGGATCTCGCCGATCCGGCGCGGGTCGCCGAGCCGCTGCTGCTGTGCCGCGAGCATCACCGCGTCGGCGTCGAGCCGGCCGCTCTCGACGAACGAGTCGAGCAAGCCGCCTCCGATCGTGCCGGGCGGGGGCGCGGGACCGGCCGGCTGCGCCCGGTTCGGACCGTCCGGAGCCGCGGCGGGCGTCTCGGGTGCCTTCTCGGCGCGCTGCAGCCGTCTCAGATGCGCGATGAGGGCGGAGTAATCGCGCTTCCCCTCGTTTCGCGTTCGCTCGATGCACGTGAGGATCTCGCGCAGCGCGTCGACCAGCGTGAGCAGCACCCCCGCGATCTCGGCATCGACCGCGATGTCGCCGCTCCGGAGCTGGCTCAAGAGGTCCTCGCCGGCATGGGCGACCGACTCGAGCTTGGTGAAGCCGAAGAAGCCGCACGTCCCCTTGATCGTGTGCACGGCGCGAAAGACGCCCGCCACCTTCTTCCGGTCGGACGGATCGCGCTCGAGCGCCACGAGGTCTCCCTCGATCTGGTTCAGGCTCTCGTGGCTCTCCACGATGAATTCGTTGACGATGCTCTCGTCCATGGCTCCCCTAGTGGCCGACCCGCGCGAGCCAGTTTCGGACCAGGTCGCGCGGCGCGCCCTGGGGCGCGAAGGCGAGGTAGGCGCGGATCGCCACCGCCGCCGACGAGGCCCGGCTCGCGGTGGGCTCGCTCTCCCAGGCCCGATAGCGCGACGTGGCCAGCTCGAGTCTGCTCAGGCTTTGCTGCCGCGCTCCGCGTAGAAGAGGGATCGTCCGCTCCCACTCGTCCGCGGCCGCGTCGTAGCGGTCCGCCGAAGGCTGGGCGTCGGCGGCCGCCTTGCTGCGCTGAGCGGCGCGGACCTGCGCCAGGGGAGCGGGCGGGAGCCCCGCGAACGGGTCCCGGGTCCCTGTGGCCTCCCCGCCGCGTCCGCCCGCAGCCGGAGGGTGCGGCTCGACGAAGTCGTCGACGGTCGCATCGGAGTTGTCCGACGTTTGCGGCTCCGGAACGTCCGGCGTCGGCGCGCCCTGCTCGGGCGGAGGGGCTTGGAGTCCCGGGTCCGCGGGGGCGACCCTCTCCGGATTCGGGGAGCGGCTCCCGAGCCCGTGGGCATCGAGCCAGGCGGAGACCGGGTCCGTGCGAGAGGCGACAACGCCGGCCGCGCCCGCGATCGCGGCCAGGATCAGCGCGGCGTACCATGGGATCGACGGGGCCGGCCGGCGGATATTCTGACGCTGGTGCGGCCGCTGTGTGGCTCGGGCCCGCGGAGGCACGGAGGGTGCCTTCCTCTCGCGAGACCGAGGTGGGGGCTCGTCCATCGTTCTGCCGACGGAAAGCGCCGCAAGGGTCTCATCCGCGTCGAGGTCGGATTCGTCCCCTAATGGGAGACCCTCCTCGACGAGCGCCGGCGCCGGCACCGGCTTCGGGACGGCGACGGGCGGATCGGTTGCCGCTTCGGCCGCGTGGGACGCTGTCGGGGTGGCCGCGTCCTTCGCCGCCTCCCGCGCCGCTTCGCGAACGGCGGCCGCCCGACTCGCGGGCGACGAAGACCCCCGCCTCGAGGCGGACGAGGGCAGCAGCCGTTCCACGTCCGCGGCGAAACGGTCGAAGAAGGCGTCGCCCGGCTCATGCACGAGCGCGTGCGAGAGATGCTCCTCCTGCTCCTCGAGCGCGGCGAACTTCAGCGTACACTCCTCGCAGATGCCCATGTGCCGGCGGACCAGCTCCGTCGAGACCTCGTTGAGCTCGCCGTCCATGTACGAAGAGAGCTGCTGTGGCGTGAGGTGGATCATGCCGCGCCGCTTCCCAGGTCTTTGCCGCGTCCCAGCAAGAGGGCGCGCGCCTGCGCCAGCCTCACCATCGCCGCCCCGAGAGACGTGTCGAGGAGGGTCGCGATGTCGGCGTATTTCAGCCGCTGCACGACGCGGAGAGCCAGGGCCATCTGCTCGTCGGGGCGAAGCTCCTCGAATGAGCGGAGGAGCGGATCAGCGCCGCCGCGCTTCTGCGAGCCCGCGCGCTTCCTCCCGAGAGACACCGCGAGATTGCGCGCGATCCGGAGCACCCACGGGAAAAACCGCCGGCTTTCGGGGAGATCCTTGATCCCCCTTCCCGCCCGCGCGAACGTTTCCTGCGCGAGCGCGGTCGCATCATTGGCGTCGCGGGTCATGGCGTAGGCGAGCTGGTAAACCGGTCGCTGGTAGTGGCGGACCAGCTCGAGGAACGAGTCGCGGTCGCCTTTCTGCGCGGCGTCGACGAGCTCCCGCTCGAGCTGCAGCTCCATCCAGTCAATCGGAGACGATTGCGGGCTCATGCGCCTGACCCCAAGTGAACGCGACGACGCCCACCGCTTGGCCCGGCCGGGCTTCGTTCCGGCAACGCCAGCGGGAGCGTCACATGGACCAACATGGGACGGGACATCGTCTTGGGTATCGGCCCGTTCGGGCCGGATCTTATCTTCTGAGTGCGATCGGCTCCCGACCTCGAGCACCCCCGGGGATGGAGACGGGAGGGGAGGGCTGCCGCGGGCCGTCACCCAAGCCAACCGCGGTTGCCGCCGCGTCAACGGAGGTCGTCGATTTTCGCGGTGGGTGGGATGACGCGGGCCGCGGCCAACTACCTGGAAGTACCAGTTATTAATCCACTTATATGGAGTTGGTAGAAGATTCCCTGGGCGGCACGTCCGTTGCGATGGTGCATGGCCGTCGGCGGCTCGGCGCTGGAAAGACCGTCACCGGACTAGGCAGCCCACTGCTGGGCCGCGCGACCCATATAGATGAAGGAAAAGGCGCGAAAATAGGCGGGGCGTCCTCTGTTTGGGGGAGAGCACTGCGGAGTCGGGGCCGCGGTGTGGTGAAGCCGAGGAGGCGAAGAGGCGTCCCGCCATGAACTTGGGGCCGGAGCGAGCCGGCGCGGAGCGACGCTTGGGGGCGTTGACCCGCGCCCCGCCGGCCCCTTTTCCCATTGACCCTCCAGCCCTCGTCGGGTAGCCTCTCGGGCTCGGAGTCGGCGTCTCGATTTCTTCTGTTGATCGGGGTTTGCGCCGGGGGCGCGCCTCGGGCCGCGCGGATTGGAGCGCGGGGGCCGAAATGGATCCGAAGAAGGTCACGGCCTGGCGACAGATCGCGATGCTTTCGTCGATTCCGTTCATTCTCGCGATAGCGCCAATCGTCGGATACTTCCTCGGGAAATTCCTCGATCAGAAGTTCCGGACGCAGCCCTGGCTGAGCATCGTCTTGCTCGCGCTGGGCTTTGTGGCTGGCGTGCGCGAGACGATCAAGATCATCAAGCAGTCGCAGCAGGAGGATTGACCCCCTGAATCCGAACCGACCCACGACGGAGCCGAGCCTCTACACGCGCTCGCTTCAAGCATCGTGGGTGATCGCGACGATCCTGACCGCCCTGATCCTGCCGAAGCACCCGCACGCAGCGATCTCGCTTGCCGCGGGGCAGCTCCTCGCGGTGCTCAACTTCTTCTTTCTCGAAAAGCTTGTGAAACTCTTCACACACGCGGCCGTCGAGCGAAGCGAAGGCGGCTCCGGCTCGCTGTCGGGACGTTTCTACGCTTACGCGGGGCTCAAGGTCACGTTCGTCTACGTCGCGGTCGCCGCGTTGACGCTTACGGGGTGGGCCCAGCCCTTCCCGCTCCTCGCCGGATTTTCCCTGCCCCTCCTGACGCTTTTCCTGAAATCACTCATGCTGGCCTTCGGCTCTGGCCCCAATTCCTTGGTGCGGCGGGCAACCAAAACGGCGGCTACCTCCGGGAATGTCGCCAAGCCTGCCGCACTTTTCCTGCTTCTCGCGCTCGTCGCGATCCCAGGCGCGGCGCTCGCGGCCGGCGCCGCCGAGGCGCCGGAGCACGCGGCCGCGAAAAGCGGCGGCACGGAGCAGCACCTCCCCAATTGGGTCGTCCTCCTGAACGACTACTTTCCTCACAATCCGATCGTCCATTGGCTGCACGCGAACGAGATCCTGGTCTTCGC
This DNA window, taken from Candidatus Eisenbacteria bacterium, encodes the following:
- a CDS encoding purine-binding chemotaxis protein CheW, with the protein product MSEDRLFCTFRLDSHLFGIEIAEVQEVLRAQEITRVPLAAPAVRGVINLRGRIIPAVDLRRCFEMGAFPPDRTPAHIVIRGAGSAPASLLVDDIGDVVDTTSAAYAVIPPTLRGRARDLLLGVYKLQGEVLLVLAIGTVLRAAFAESPLPLGRS
- a CDS encoding protein-glutamate O-methyltransferase CheR, whose protein sequence is MALTRPSPPGGGVTPQGFAYVQGLLLRRTGTVLEAGKEYVVEARLHGLALGEGFRSVSALLEGLQTEEASGSLHGKVTEAMLNGETSFFRDLYPFEALRDVLLPEIIAKREATRLLHIWCAAAASGQEAYSVAMLLLEHFPQLAGWRIRLIASDVSKTMLARAQAGVFNQIEVNRGLPARLMLKYFEGTGTEWKIHPRLRQMVEFQHVNLAAPWPGLPQMDFIFMRNVLLYFNTETRKSILANVVRTLRADGYLFLGGGETSLITDRSFESVRTGKAICYRVNPNRRSATP
- a CDS encoding chemotaxis protein CheX, with product MKAAAIEAQEWLDTFIEVAREFAAGSLRFDGAAPTELGSMRSATNPGAYISVLSESNSMHLGLSASMQGCRTLTRAFLGIREKDGISEKDVVDAMSEILNILAGKVKSRLSPRDGSLKLGLPIFLVGQIQVTANMDRAAGDVEMGPVSCQLLVFRDRGAA
- a CDS encoding chemotaxis response regulator protein-glutamate methylesterase; amino-acid sequence: MRRIRVLVVDDVSMVRRLVVDALSDPEIQVVGVAANGREALEKIPVVHPDLLVLDYEMPEMDGLETLIEVRKGYPSIRVIIFSSHTRHGAKLTLDALWLGADDYVAKGQADNATAATQLIRTQLLPKIKALCPRPEDAGGAATETAGERRAPDMRATPRPAARRTAIAPVRAEIVAIGASTGGPKALATLFEALPSDFPLPIVIVQHMPPLFTRHLAERLGTRTSLRCAEGVEGAALGAGQIWIAPGNHHMILERDRTEIRIRLTSDPPVHSVRPAVDPLFRSVAEIYGPAALGVVLTGMGHDGYQGCERIRDLGGAVLVQDEASSVVWGMPGIVARSGLADKIAPLDEIAGEIVRHASIGTRRKAPVG
- a CDS encoding chemotaxis protein CheA, which produces MDESIVNEFIVESHESLNQIEGDLVALERDPSDRKKVAGVFRAVHTIKGTCGFFGFTKLESVAHAGEDLLSQLRSGDIAVDAEIAGVLLTLVDALREILTCIERTRNEGKRDYSALIAHLRRLQRAEKAPETPAAAPDGPNRAQPAGPAPPPGTIGGGLLDSFVESGRLDADAVMLAAQQQRLGDPRRIGEILVDHGALKPQDILEALIARGETPSTIRDGNIRVDVHVLDLLMNLVGELVLARNQMVQYVASKDYGTLPATTQRLNVITTELQEGIMRTRMQPIANLCNKLPRLVRDLAAACGREVRLEMDGIDTELDRTVIEAIRDPLTHLVRNAIDHGIEAPEERAARGKPVEGILAVRAFHEGGKVILEVSDDGGGLDVERIRERALHAGLVPPDRVPSMTDRDWVNVIFTPGFSTADRVTSVSGRGVGMDVVRTNVERIGGTIDVESTPGAGTTMKICIPLTLAIIPALLVSAGGERYAIPQVNLLEVVRAHIEDIASVYDAQVYRYREILLPLVFLRDTLEIGGSIDDEDTKSALHIAILSAEGVTFGLVVDEILSSQEIVVKPLADSLKQAAAFSGATILGDGRVALILDVPGLARHSGVAASTIGSHTPATRAPIEPLRDPAQTLVLFRIRDNWRVAIPLSGVARLEELAPSSIERVGAQGVVQYRGGLMPLLPLLGLLEPGAPDPARAETPLQVVVHESGNARVGLVVDEILELVEDEVAVNEVRGRPGVIGSSVIRGRATDLLDVRALLAHAGVPGFAAAAPEGGARP
- a CDS encoding methyl-accepting chemotaxis protein, with amino-acid sequence MFILTIRRQLLGSALLSLAGFVLFGVVSYFTLNELKISGPRYKRIAQGKDLIADVVPPPEFLVESFLAVHQMIDEPDRHRLEELITQSQQFRANFEERHDYWARTLREGSLRDAMNIRSYQPAKEFFRVRDEEFIPAVRRGDREAARVLANTTLKRLFEQHRNAVLQVVHLALVQNAQEEESATAFAEQRTTLIPLVGIMIVSITIGIALWLSRRILYAIEQTKRVAERTAGGDLTSQVEYNSPDELGQLAISTNQMVRSLRDVLSHIGKRAVTLATASGDLSTVSSQMIASAEETSRQASVVSSGSEQISRNVESVSVSVEEMIASIQEISKNTSEAAQVASVAATEANSTNIAVNKLGASSVEIGKVVQVINTIAQQTNLLALNAAIEAARAGGAGKGFAVVANEVKELAMETASATKDISFKIEAIQTDTTAAIQAIGKISDTIQQIRDISNSIATAIEEQLAASGEIGRNLSEAARGSNEISAGIVKVAEIAKDTAGGSENTQKAAEELARLATELRELTLRFRYTDGDSEETHGPPRVLRVDPPAAVRRGTVKYMDAAS
- a CDS encoding AtpZ/AtpI family protein, producing the protein MDPKKVTAWRQIAMLSSIPFILAIAPIVGYFLGKFLDQKFRTQPWLSIVLLALGFVAGVRETIKIIKQSQQED
- a CDS encoding response regulator, encoding MRALVVDDSRSMRTIIQKQLKELGFEVYEAENGQQAMSRLHEVKNIHLVLLDWNMPEMDGLEVLSLIRAEPAYKEVRVMMVTTESEMSRVATALEAGASEYLMKPFDREALLEKLILLGLDPSTRTL